The nucleotide sequence ACTGTTATTACACCAAAAAGAATACTCATTTTCATCCTGTTTTAAAATTTGATTTGGATGCAAATGTAGACATAAAATTTAAAATGTCAAAATGATTGTAATTTACATCATTTTCGATATATTTGCACCTCCATTTTAGCAAAATGAAATTATGAATACATTAGTTAGCCTTGTAAATGAATGGGATGAGTTTAATCAACAATACCCTGAATCGGAAATTGATGATTTCTGTAGATATTTTTTAATGAAAGAAGAAAAGGTACTTTCACCTGAGGAATGTGCAAAGGACTTTGGGAACTTACTCAAATTGACTTCAAACCTTATGTTTATTTTTGATGTGCTATTTAAAAAGGCTATGAGTAATACTAATCTACCATTTCCGTCTGCTTATTTTTTCTTAACCCGAATAAAAGCTAAAGGTCAAATTCGAAAAACAGAATTAATTCGAGATATGAGGGCAGAATACTCTACCGGAATGGAACAAATAACCAAGTTATTAAAAGCAAAGCTTATCAAAGAACACTCTGATTCAAAGGATAAGAGGGTTCGACTTTTGAGCATTACAAAGGCTGGTTCAAAACTTTTAGACGATTGCTTTCCATATATGGATAAAGTTGGCACATTGATGTTTGGCAATGCAAATCCAGTAAATATGAAAATTTGTATTACTTTTTTGAATAATATAATTAGCTTTAGTGAATCAATAGCCCTTGATGAAAAAAGTAAAGATTTTGACCTGCTGTTTGAATTACACAAAAAATAGTTGACCGAAGGGTTTTTGGTCAGTTTATGAAGAATAAATTAACTTTCTCATAAATTCTTGTTGTTTAGAAACTGCTTTTTTAAGCTGACGCACAACGGTCTCGGCTATGAGTAGTTGCGTGGTTTAGCGGTTAACTTTGCAGGTATACACCAAATTGAAAATCCGCAAGGATTTTCAGAAGTAAGCGAGAACAAGCAATTACTTATAGCCATTGTTGTGGTTAGTGTTTTTTTATTTATTTACTCAATTTTAAAATTCTAAAAGCCCCTTGAATTACTAAAACAAAAACTATTGTTCCGATAATCAAATCAGGTTTGCTTGAACTCAACCAATTTACCAAAAGTCCCGCAATAATAACTCCCAAATTGATAATCACATCATTTGAAGTGAAAATCATACTTGCTTTCATATGAGCCTCTTCTTTACTTTTTGACTTTTGTAAAATATAAAGGCAAATTCCGTTTGCAATAAGGGCGAAAATCGAAACGATAATCATTGTCGAAAAGTTGGGTAGTTTCTCGTCTCCGAAAAATCTTCTTAAAACTTCTACAAATCCGATAATTGCAAGTGTTATTTGAAAATATCCAGCAAGTTTGGCAATCCGTTTTTTCTTTATTACTGTTCCGCCAACCGCAAACAAGCTAATTCCGTAAACGAAACTATCCGCAAGCATATCTAAACTGTCGGCAACCAATCCCATTGATTTTGAGATTATTCCTGTTGTCATTTCAATTATGAAAAAAGAAAAATTTATGGCAAGTACAGACCAAAGTAGCTTTTTTTGGTTTGCATTTTCGTTAAATTCAGTTTGGTCGGTTTGTTCAGTCGAGATTTTCTTTCCTCCTAAATTCAGTTCGATAACTGATTTTTCAATTTGGTCAGTTTCTCCGCTGTGAAAAACGGTCAGTTTTCGGTTGGGAATGTCAAAGTCCAAATTCGCAATACTTGAAATTCCGTCCAATTTCATTCGAATTAGATTTTCCTCTGAAGGACAGTCCATTTTGGTAATCTCAAATATTGTTTTATTCATTTAGTTTCTTGGTTTTTCAACATTAACCACAACGGTTTGCGGCTTGGCGAAGGTGGCGATTTAACCACAAATGTTCATACGAAGCACACACTTCAAATTTACGAAAAACTGTCATACGAAGCACTGAACCGCCACTTTTGCCAAACCGCTGTTAGTGGCTGGGCTTCTTTGTTTTCCGTCTGTCAGCAACATTTTTTGTCCTGCTGAATTGGTGGACAAGCAACACTTCCGTAGCTACAATAAACACAGCAGTCGCCTTGTTTTGGTTTTAGAACTTGTTTGCATTTTTCACATTCGTAAAAATATTGGCAAGCGTCTGTCGGCATTGTTTCTTCTTTCTTATGTCCGCAGTTGGGGCAAGTTATTGTTGATTGTAATTTGATTTCCATTTTAATTTTCTTTTTTGTCGGTTACAGAATATCCTGTTGAGTTTATTGCTTTTTCGATTTCAGAAATATTTGTTTTTGAGTTGTCAAATTCTATGATTGCATTTCCATTTTCATATGAAGCGTTTGAACTTATTATTCCTGTCAATTTATTTACTTCGTGATTTACGTGTTCTTCGCAACTCGCACAAGTCATTCCGCTAATCGTAAATTTTACTTTTTGAATATTGGATTTGTCCACTACTATGATTTGCTTTTCTTTCTTTGGGTAGAAAATGCTTGAATAGTATGGAAAGGCAAGCATAACGATTGCAAATGCTGTTACAATTCCTAAAAACATTTTTGACTGAATGAATTTTGGTTTTTCTTCTGTCTCACAGTTGCAGTCAATTTGCTTTTTAGGTTTCAACTTTTGATACCAAGCAAAACCAAGAACCAAAATTGTCAAACCGATAAAATACGGTCTGAAAGGTTCGAGCCAAGAAAAAGTAGAAGCAAGTCCGCTTGTTCCTGCAATGAGAGCCAAGACAGGTGTAATGCAACACAATGAAGCTGCAATTGCTGTTAAAAGTCCTGCTCCGATTAGTTTGTTGTCTGTTTTCATAATGTTTCTAATATTTTGTTTTCGTCAAGTATTTTGAAAAACGGTTTCAGCATTTTTTCATACTCTTTTGTCAACGAGTAAAAAATGGTTTGTGCTTCTCGTTCGGTTTCAATAAGTTTTCTGTCTTTGAGTTTTCTCAAGTGTTGTGAAACTGCTGAAATTGTCATACCGAGAATGTCGCTTATATCACAAACACAAAGTCGTTTTTCTTCATAGAGCAGAAATAGAATTTTCAGTCTTACGTTGTTTCCTGCCAATTCAAGTCCGTTCGATAAATAGTCAAACGAGCCGTTGAGTTCTGAAACTCGGTCTTTACAGCGGTTTATTTGTTTAATGTCCGCTTGTTGTCTTATACAAGAATTGTTGTCCATAGCACAAAGGTAGTCAATTTGTTTATTTAAGCAACTGCTAAAATATAAAATGTCAAAAAGAACCCGATTTTGTCTGACGGGTTGTGTCGTCATAGCCTTGCCACTAACGTTTTGGGTATTGCCGAAGGCGGGGATTTTTAGCACAAAAGTTCAAACGAAGAACGAATGTTGAACCTTGCACAAATGTCCAATCGAAGCCGTTCAGCCCCGCTTTTGGCAATACCTTGTTAGCGGTTCGGGCTTCTTTTGTCAGTTTTGTTTTCAGTGCTGTTTGTATTCCATATTGTACATATCAAATCCATCTGCCCAATAATCTTTTTTAATTTCAAATAGTTCAAAACCTTGCTTTTCATAAAATTTGTAAGCAACCTGTGAAGTTCTAACAGTAATTTTTTGAATACCGTCAATTGAGTTAAGTTTGTCAATTCTGTGCTTCAATAGTTTTGTTCCCAAAGATTTTCCTTGATAGTCAGGATGAAATATGTCCCAACTAATTTTGCCTATTGTTTTGTCGCCTGAAAAGTTAATTCCGCCACAACCAACGATTTTTTCGTCATACAGTAATACATAATAGAGCTCTCTTTCGGTCTCTAAATATTTTTTTAAGTCTTCTTCTTCGTCAGTTGCGAAAAATTCTGGTGTATTCAATTTAATCAAATTAATTACATCATTTTTGTCGCTTGGTTCATATTCTCTTATCGTAATTAAACTTGTCATTTTTCTATACTCAATTGTTGAATGTTTTTATTCTGTGTCGTGTCTTTTTAGCCTGACCGCTAACGTTTCGCGGCTATGCGTCCGGGCGGGGCTTTTACCCGGAATTGTTCTTTTGAAAACGCTCATTTCTCGTATCCGTAATTTATCAACCGAAGACGAAAATCCCGCCTGGCGCATAGCCGTTGTTGGTGGCTGGCTTTATTTGGGCATTATTTTTAATACTTCTTTCGCTTGTTCTAAATGTCTCTGTTCGTGTGTTACGATTATATCAAATGCAGTTTCCAATTTATAAACAATATTTTTATTGGCTGGGGATGAAACAACTGTTTCTTTCTTTAATAAATCTTCTGAATTCTCAATCTGCAATTTCAAATCTTCTTGGTGCTTTTCAAACTCATTTAAAATGTCAGTTAGTTCTGTGTTTTGGGTCGGTTCCCAAATAGGAAATGTTTTTGTTTTCTTTTTCGTACTTGGCTGTACGGCTTTTAATAAGGATTTGCCCAAAAAATTTGTTATGAAATTAAATTTTCCGATGAACGGTATTTTATAATTTCCTTGTCGGATTGAATTTAGGATTGGAAAGTAACTTTTATTAATTACAATTAGATGGTCAATATTTTGCGCAATACTCCAAGTTTGTTTGTTAGGTTTCCAATTCATTTGGTCATCTGTTAATGATTCAAATGTTTTCTTGAAGTCATTTGTAGTTTTGTTTATTTGTTCTATCCAATTTTCTTTTTCCATAGTATTTTTAGACGTCATTATTAGTTTTAAGTCTATTTATTCCAAGTCTGCGTTAAAATCCGACGTCTATTTCTTAGTCTAAATGTTCAATTTTTTTGTTATTTTTTTCGACTCGTCTTTATTCTATTTCGTGTTAATTCCGCTCTTGTTGTTTTTATTTTCAAGTTAATTTAAATCGGAATATTTCTGCTTACCATAATCGTTCTTCAAGCTTGCCACCAACGTTCCGCGGCTATGCGCCGGGCGGGGCTTTTTCCCGGAATTGTCCTTTTGAAAACGCTCATTTCTCGTATCCGTAATCTGTCAACCGAAGACGGATTTCCCGCCTGGCGCATAGCCGCTGTTGGTGGCTGGCCTTCTCGGTTGTTTTATAATCCGTTGTTGCTTTTCCGTTCTGCGTTTAAGTCGACCGTAGCAGATGAGCAATAATTTTCGGATTAAAAAACTCAGTTTGCAAAATTGCGTTTAAGTCAACCGTTATTTTTTTGTTCAATATTTTTCTCAGTTTTTTAAAATTTATTACGATACGTTTTTCACGCTCAGCTTTTATTCGCCGTAGATTTTTAAATGTTCAATTTAACGAATTATTTTTAAAAATCGAATTCATTTTTTTCCATTCTGCTTTTAAGTCGACCGTTGCAGAAAAACAAAAATTTTTGGTTTAAAAAGTTTGTTCGCAAGTTTACGTTTTAATCCGCAGTGATTTTTTCAATTTCTAAGTCTAATTTCCTTTTTGTGTTTTTAAGTTCTGTTCCACTTTTCAGTCTGCTTTTCAGTTCGCTTTTTCCGTGCTGTTTTTAATTCGACCGTTGCAAAAAAGCAAAAATTTTCGGATTAGAAATTCTGTTTGCAAATCTGCGTTTAAGTCAACCGTAATTTTTCTTTCAATCGAAAATGTTGTTTAGGCTTGCCACCAACGTTCGGCATATTGGCGAAGTTGCGAGAAAATATAGATAACAGTTGCGTTTAGTTATGCTCGCAATTTTGCCAATATGCTTGTTGGGTGCATACTCTTTTAGTCAAGCCGTTTTAATAAGTCGTTAAGTTCGCTGTCGGTTTCGCCAATTGAATGTAAATATTTATTGTGGTCTTCACTAAGTTTGTTGATGTCCGCACCCGCTTGCAGAAGCAGTTTAATACAAGTTTCTTGGTTGTGTCTGTTCCCCTTGTCGTTTGACATTAAACAATGAATAGCCCAAGCAAGTGGTGTACATTGATAGGTTTTGTCCGGATTGTCCAATGAGGCTTTTGACTTTATCAGTCTGTCCACCAATTTATCCCGTCCACAAAAAGCAGCCCAATGCAAAGCAGAAGCGTTATCATTTTCGTCTGTGAAATCTATGTCTGCGCCATTGTCAATATAAAAAATACCCAACTTTTCTGCGTGAAGGCTTGCTGCCGCTAAAAGTGGTGTCCCACCAAGTCTGTCTCCGTTAATGTTTGCACCGTTTTTTAGAAGCGTTTCTGCAAGAGTTATAGCTTCTTCGTCTGTCATTTTACCTGCAAAAACAGCATCGCAGAGTCTGTGTAATGGGTGAGCCTTCGTATGGCAAAAGAAATCATAAGGAATTGTAATGCCTTCATTGGCAAGGCTGGGTTTGTCCGCAAGTAATTCTTGCAGTCCGTTGTTGTCTTTTTGTTCAATAAGTTTTTTTATTGTCGGTTTCATAAGTCCAATTGCTTAAAGCGTAACGGTCTGTTAGAGTTGCACCCAACGTTTTGGGTATTGCCGAAGGCGGGGATTTTTAGCACAAAAGTTCAAACGAAGAACGAATGTTGAACCTTGCACAAATGTCCAATCGAAGCCGTTCAGCCCCGCTTTTGGCAATACCTTGTTAGCGGTTCGGGCTTCTTTTGTCAGTTTTGTTTTCAGTGCTGTTTGTATTCCATATTGTACATATCAAATCCATCTGCCCAATAATCTTTTTTAATTTCAAATAGTTCAAAACCTTGCTTTTCATAAAATTTGTAAGCAACCTGTGAAGTTCTAACAGTAATTTTTTGAATACCGTCAATTGAGTTAAGTTTGTCAATTCTGTGCTTCAATAGTTTTGTTCCCAAAGATTTTCCTTGATAGTCAGGATGAAATATGTCCCAACTAATTTTGCCTATTGTTTTGTCGCCTGAAAAGTTAATTCCGCCACAACCAACGATTTTTTCGTCATA is from Flavobacterium dauae and encodes:
- a CDS encoding MarR family winged helix-turn-helix transcriptional regulator; this encodes MNTLVSLVNEWDEFNQQYPESEIDDFCRYFLMKEEKVLSPEECAKDFGNLLKLTSNLMFIFDVLFKKAMSNTNLPFPSAYFFLTRIKAKGQIRKTELIRDMRAEYSTGMEQITKLLKAKLIKEHSDSKDKRVRLLSITKAGSKLLDDCFPYMDKVGTLMFGNANPVNMKICITFLNNIISFSESIALDEKSKDFDLLFELHKK
- a CDS encoding cation transporter, coding for MNKTIFEITKMDCPSEENLIRMKLDGISSIANLDFDIPNRKLTVFHSGETDQIEKSVIELNLGGKKISTEQTDQTEFNENANQKKLLWSVLAINFSFFIIEMTTGIISKSMGLVADSLDMLADSFVYGISLFAVGGTVIKKKRIAKLAGYFQITLAIIGFVEVLRRFFGDEKLPNFSTMIIVSIFALIANGICLYILQKSKSKEEAHMKASMIFTSNDVIINLGVIIAGLLVNWLSSSKPDLIIGTIVFVLVIQGAFRILKLSK
- a CDS encoding GDCCVxC domain-containing (seleno)protein: MEIKLQSTITCPNCGHKKEETMPTDACQYFYECEKCKQVLKPKQGDCCVYCSYGSVACPPIQQDKKCC
- the merTP gene encoding mercuric transport protein MerTP, which produces MKTDNKLIGAGLLTAIAASLCCITPVLALIAGTSGLASTFSWLEPFRPYFIGLTILVLGFAWYQKLKPKKQIDCNCETEEKPKFIQSKMFLGIVTAFAIVMLAFPYYSSIFYPKKEKQIIVVDKSNIQKVKFTISGMTCASCEEHVNHEVNKLTGIISSNASYENGNAIIEFDNSKTNISEIEKAINSTGYSVTDKKEN
- a CDS encoding ArsR/SmtB family transcription factor; translation: MDNNSCIRQQADIKQINRCKDRVSELNGSFDYLSNGLELAGNNVRLKILFLLYEEKRLCVCDISDILGMTISAVSQHLRKLKDRKLIETEREAQTIFYSLTKEYEKMLKPFFKILDENKILETL
- a CDS encoding GNAT family N-acetyltransferase translates to MTSLITIREYEPSDKNDVINLIKLNTPEFFATDEEEDLKKYLETERELYYVLLYDEKIVGCGGINFSGDKTIGKISWDIFHPDYQGKSLGTKLLKHRIDKLNSIDGIQKITVRTSQVAYKFYEKQGFELFEIKKDYWADGFDMYNMEYKQH
- a CDS encoding DinB family protein, whose product is MEKENWIEQINKTTNDFKKTFESLTDDQMNWKPNKQTWSIAQNIDHLIVINKSYFPILNSIRQGNYKIPFIGKFNFITNFLGKSLLKAVQPSTKKKTKTFPIWEPTQNTELTDILNEFEKHQEDLKLQIENSEDLLKKETVVSSPANKNIVYKLETAFDIIVTHEQRHLEQAKEVLKIMPK
- a CDS encoding ankyrin repeat domain-containing protein; the encoded protein is MKPTIKKLIEQKDNNGLQELLADKPSLANEGITIPYDFFCHTKAHPLHRLCDAVFAGKMTDEEAITLAETLLKNGANINGDRLGGTPLLAAASLHAEKLGIFYIDNGADIDFTDENDNASALHWAAFCGRDKLVDRLIKSKASLDNPDKTYQCTPLAWAIHCLMSNDKGNRHNQETCIKLLLQAGADINKLSEDHNKYLHSIGETDSELNDLLKRLD
- a CDS encoding GNAT family N-acetyltransferase translates to MTSLITIREYEPSDKNDVINLIKLNTPEFFATDEEEDLKKYLETERELYYVLLYDEKIVGCGGINFSGDKTIGKISWDIFHPDYQGKSLGTKLLKHRIDKLNSIDGIQKITVRTSQVAYKFYEKQGFELFEIKKDYWADGFDMYNMEYKQH